The proteins below come from a single Acidovorax sp. NCPPB 4044 genomic window:
- a CDS encoding MFS transporter, whose product MTSHRVPLGLLALCQGLFLTNNVVFIAINGLVGLQLAPRGWMATLPVMGYVVGGALSTGLVARAQRRWGRQASFQLGLAVAAVSALLCALAVWSHAFWLLCAATVVAGYYSANGQLYRFAAAEIAPAPQRDTAMSLVMAGGLLGAVAGPNLANHTRDLLGVPFSGAYLALVGVALVSMGCMAFVRFPPVPPHTTAAGAAAGRSVAELVRDPVFAVAMLGAALGYGVMNLLMAATPLAMQVCGHTFSDAAFVLEWHVIGMFAPGFFTGHLIRRFGVLRVMGAGVALNAACVAIALTGVELQHFVGALFLLGVGWNFLFTGSTALAMRAYRPEEKDRAQAAINFGVFATMALTSFASGALVTTQGWTLLNYGSIAPIALTGAGLLWLALRQRRTQAA is encoded by the coding sequence ATGACCTCCCACCGCGTTCCCCTCGGCCTGCTGGCACTGTGCCAGGGCCTGTTCCTCACCAACAACGTCGTCTTCATCGCCATCAACGGGCTGGTGGGCCTGCAGCTCGCGCCGCGCGGCTGGATGGCCACCCTGCCCGTGATGGGCTACGTGGTGGGCGGGGCGCTGTCCACGGGGCTCGTGGCGCGCGCGCAGCGGCGCTGGGGCCGGCAGGCGTCGTTCCAGCTCGGGCTGGCCGTGGCGGCGGTGTCGGCGCTGCTGTGCGCGCTGGCCGTGTGGTCGCATGCCTTCTGGCTGCTGTGCGCGGCCACGGTGGTGGCGGGCTACTACAGCGCCAACGGGCAGCTCTACCGCTTCGCGGCCGCCGAGATCGCGCCCGCGCCGCAGCGCGACACGGCCATGTCGCTCGTGATGGCGGGCGGGCTGCTGGGCGCCGTGGCCGGGCCCAACCTCGCCAACCACACGCGCGACCTGCTGGGCGTGCCCTTCTCGGGGGCATACCTGGCGCTGGTCGGCGTGGCGCTGGTGTCGATGGGCTGCATGGCCTTCGTGCGGTTCCCGCCGGTGCCGCCCCACACAACCGCGGCCGGCGCCGCGGCGGGCCGGTCGGTGGCGGAGCTGGTGCGCGATCCGGTGTTCGCCGTCGCGATGCTGGGCGCGGCGCTGGGCTACGGGGTCATGAACCTGCTCATGGCCGCCACGCCGCTCGCCATGCAGGTCTGCGGCCACACGTTCAGCGACGCCGCCTTCGTGCTGGAGTGGCACGTGATCGGCATGTTCGCGCCGGGCTTCTTCACGGGCCACCTGATCCGGCGCTTCGGCGTGCTGCGCGTGATGGGCGCCGGGGTGGCGCTGAATGCCGCCTGCGTGGCGATCGCGCTCACCGGGGTGGAGCTGCAGCACTTCGTGGGAGCACTGTTCCTGCTGGGCGTGGGCTGGAATTTCCTCTTCACGGGCAGCACCGCGCTGGCGATGCGCGCCTACCGGCCCGAGGAAAAGGACCGCGCCCAGGCGGCGATCAACTTCGGCGTGTTCGCCACCATGGCGCTCACGTCGTTCGCGTCCGGGGCGCTGGTGACCACCCAGGGCTGGACGCTGCTGAACTACGGCTCCATCGCACCCATCGCCCTCACGGGCGCGGGGCTGCTGTGGCTGGCGCTGCGGCAGCGGCGCACGCAGGCCGCCTGA
- a CDS encoding RNA recognition motif domain-containing protein — protein sequence MGNKLYVGNLPYSFRDDDLQQTFSQYGSVSSAKVMMERDTGRSKGFGFVEMGSDAEAQAAIQGAHGQNFGGRDLVVNEARPMEARPPRSGGFGGGNGGGGYGGGGRSGGFGGGNGGGYGGGRNY from the coding sequence ATGGGCAACAAACTCTACGTGGGCAACCTGCCCTATTCCTTCCGTGACGACGACCTGCAACAGACGTTCAGCCAATACGGCTCCGTCTCCAGCGCCAAGGTCATGATGGAACGTGACACCGGCCGCTCCAAGGGTTTCGGCTTCGTCGAAATGGGCAGCGATGCCGAAGCACAAGCCGCCATCCAAGGCGCCCATGGCCAGAACTTCGGTGGCCGTGATCTCGTCGTGAACGAGGCACGTCCCATGGAAGCCCGCCCTCCCCGTAGCGGCGGCTTCGGCGGCGGCAATGGTGGCGGTGGCTACGGCGGCGGTGGCCGCAGCGGCGGCTTCGGCGGCGGCAATGGCGGCGGCTACGGCGGCGGCCGCAACTACTGA
- a CDS encoding TMEM165/GDT1 family protein, producing MEAFLVSTSIVALAEMGDKTQLLSLVLAARFRKPWPIVLGILMATTANHALAGAVGAWVTTVIGPQVLRWILGLSFIAMAAWMLIPDKLDEDEAAGPPRFGVFGTTLVAFFLAEMGDKTQVATVMLAAQYSAYAWVVAGTTLGMMLANAPVVWLGERITRRVPIRAVHVVSAIIFVVLGLIALFAPAAGPLA from the coding sequence ATGGAAGCCTTTCTCGTTTCTACGTCCATCGTCGCGCTCGCCGAGATGGGCGACAAGACCCAACTCCTCTCCCTCGTCCTGGCGGCCCGTTTCCGCAAGCCCTGGCCCATCGTGCTCGGCATTCTCATGGCGACCACGGCCAACCATGCCCTGGCGGGTGCGGTGGGCGCCTGGGTGACCACCGTCATCGGCCCGCAGGTGCTGCGGTGGATCCTGGGCTTGTCGTTCATCGCCATGGCCGCGTGGATGCTCATTCCCGACAAGCTGGATGAAGACGAGGCCGCCGGGCCGCCGCGCTTCGGCGTGTTCGGCACCACGCTGGTGGCGTTCTTCCTGGCCGAGATGGGCGACAAGACCCAGGTGGCGACGGTGATGCTGGCTGCGCAGTACAGCGCCTATGCCTGGGTGGTGGCGGGCACCACGCTCGGGATGATGCTGGCCAATGCGCCGGTCGTCTGGCTGGGCGAGCGCATCACGCGGCGCGTGCCGATCCGCGCGGTGCACGTGGTGTCGGCGATCATTTTTGTGGTGCTGGGGCTGATCGCGCTGTTCGCTCCTGCGGCCGGTCCTTTGGCATAA
- the metW gene encoding methionine biosynthesis protein MetW produces the protein MSDPSTMHAIARLVPHGARVLDLGCGDGALLAMLQRERGCTGYGVEIADENVLACVRRGVNVVQLNLDEGLAMFNDNAFDVVLQIDTLQHLRNAEVMLRETARVGRAGIVAFPNFAHWPNRLSVLRGRMPVTRRLPYQWYDTPNIRVGTFKDFEVLAHKNNLRVLDAFGLQGGREVRLLPNAMAGTAVFHFEHD, from the coding sequence ATGAGCGATCCATCCACCATGCATGCGATCGCACGCCTCGTGCCCCACGGCGCCCGCGTGCTCGACCTTGGCTGCGGCGACGGCGCGCTGCTCGCGATGCTGCAGCGCGAGCGCGGCTGCACCGGCTACGGCGTGGAGATCGCCGACGAGAACGTGCTGGCCTGCGTGCGCCGCGGCGTGAACGTGGTGCAGCTCAACCTCGACGAGGGGCTGGCCATGTTCAACGACAACGCGTTCGACGTGGTGCTGCAGATCGACACGCTGCAGCACCTGCGCAATGCCGAGGTGATGCTGCGGGAGACGGCACGCGTCGGCCGCGCGGGCATCGTCGCGTTCCCGAATTTCGCGCATTGGCCCAACCGCCTGTCCGTGCTGCGCGGGCGCATGCCGGTCACGCGGCGCCTGCCCTACCAGTGGTACGACACGCCCAACATCCGCGTGGGCACGTTCAAGGATTTCGAGGTGCTCGCGCACAAGAACAACCTGCGGGTGCTCGATGCCTTCGGGCTGCAGGGCGGGCGCGAGGTGCGCCTGCTGCCCAATGCGATGGCGGGAACGGCCGTGTTCCATTTCGAACACGACTGA
- the lptC gene encoding LPS export ABC transporter periplasmic protein LptC: protein MIGRARRVWDRLSLYLPVVLMGVMALGTWWLVRNAPKPVRPAQVAAPTHEPDYFMRDFSVKSFDATGRLQSEVRGKVARHYPDNDTLEIDNAHMRSVGPDGRITVATGNRALTNADGSEVQLFGNAVVTREPLNRPGHEPMPQLQFRGEFLHAWLNSERVRSNQPVTLTRGSDQFTADSMEYDNLEQIMQLRGRVRGMLMPPSR, encoded by the coding sequence ATGATCGGCCGCGCTCGCAGGGTATGGGACCGGCTTTCCCTGTATCTGCCGGTAGTGCTCATGGGCGTCATGGCCCTGGGCACCTGGTGGCTGGTGCGCAACGCGCCCAAGCCGGTGCGGCCCGCCCAGGTGGCGGCTCCCACGCATGAGCCCGACTATTTCATGCGCGATTTCTCGGTCAAGAGTTTCGATGCCACGGGGCGCCTTCAGAGCGAAGTGCGCGGCAAGGTCGCTCGGCACTACCCCGATAACGACACACTGGAAATCGACAACGCGCACATGCGTTCCGTGGGGCCGGACGGCCGCATCACCGTGGCCACCGGCAACCGGGCGCTCACCAATGCCGACGGCTCGGAAGTCCAGCTGTTCGGCAATGCCGTCGTCACTCGGGAGCCGCTGAACCGGCCCGGCCATGAGCCCATGCCCCAGTTGCAGTTCCGGGGCGAATTCCTCCACGCCTGGCTCAACAGCGAGCGTGTGCGGTCGAACCAGCCGGTCACGCTGACACGGGGCTCGGACCAGTTCACCGCCGACAGCATGGAGTACGACAACCTGGAGCAGATCATGCAATTGCGCGGCCGGGTGCGCGGCATGCTCATGCCGCCGTCCCGCTGA
- the metX gene encoding homoserine O-succinyltransferase MetX, with protein sequence MSFIATPQSMHFAEPLPLLGGASIRDYTLAYETYGTLNADRSNAVLVCHALNASHHVAGVYEGQPRSEGWWDNMIGPGKPVDTDRFFVIGINNLGSCFGSTGPMHPHPDTGEIYGADFPVVTVEDWVTAQARLLDRLGVQQLAAVLGGSLGGMQALSWSLQYPERMRHAVVVASAPNLTAENIAFNEVARRAIVTDPDFHGGHFYRYGTVPKRGLRIARMIGHITYLSDDVMNEKFGRQLREGLAPKYSTQDIEFQIESYLRYQGDKFSDYFDANTYLHITRALDYFDPALAYGGNLTLALARASAKFLLVSFTTDWRFSPARSREIVKALLDNRRSVSYAEIDAPHGHDAFLLDDARYLGVMRSYFEGIAKESAA encoded by the coding sequence ATGTCGTTCATCGCCACACCGCAATCCATGCATTTCGCGGAGCCGCTACCCCTGCTGGGGGGCGCATCGATCCGCGACTACACGCTGGCCTACGAGACCTACGGAACCCTGAACGCCGACCGCTCCAATGCGGTGCTGGTGTGCCATGCGCTCAATGCATCGCACCACGTGGCGGGCGTCTACGAAGGGCAGCCGCGCAGCGAAGGCTGGTGGGACAACATGATCGGCCCGGGCAAGCCGGTGGACACGGACCGGTTCTTCGTGATCGGCATCAACAACCTGGGCTCCTGCTTCGGATCGACGGGGCCGATGCATCCGCACCCCGATACCGGCGAAATCTACGGCGCCGATTTCCCCGTGGTGACCGTGGAAGACTGGGTGACCGCCCAGGCGCGCCTGCTGGACCGGCTGGGCGTGCAGCAGCTCGCCGCCGTGCTGGGCGGCAGCCTCGGCGGCATGCAGGCGCTGTCGTGGTCGCTGCAGTACCCGGAGCGCATGCGCCATGCGGTGGTGGTGGCGAGCGCCCCCAACCTCACGGCCGAGAACATCGCGTTCAACGAGGTGGCGCGCCGCGCGATCGTGACCGACCCGGATTTCCATGGCGGCCATTTCTACCGCTATGGCACGGTGCCCAAGCGGGGCCTGCGCATCGCCCGGATGATCGGCCACATCACGTACCTGTCCGATGACGTGATGAACGAGAAATTCGGCCGCCAGCTGCGCGAGGGGCTCGCGCCCAAGTACAGCACGCAGGACATCGAGTTCCAGATCGAGAGCTACCTGCGCTACCAGGGCGACAAGTTCAGCGACTACTTCGATGCCAACACCTACCTGCACATCACCCGCGCGCTCGACTATTTCGATCCGGCGCTGGCCTACGGCGGCAACCTCACGCTGGCGCTGGCGCGCGCCAGCGCGAAATTCCTGCTCGTGAGCTTCACGACCGACTGGCGCTTCTCCCCGGCGCGCAGCCGGGAGATCGTCAAGGCGCTGCTCGACAACCGGCGCAGCGTGAGCTACGCGGAGATCGACGCGCCGCACGGCCACGATGCCTTCCTGCTGGACGACGCGCGCTACCTGGGCGTGATGCGCTCTTATTTCGAAGGCATTGCCAAGGAGTCCGCCGCATGA
- a CDS encoding RNA recognition motif domain-containing protein produces the protein MGNKLYVGNLPYSVRDSDLEQAFGEFGAVTSAKVMMERDTGRSKGFGFVEMGSDAEAQAAINGMNGQSLGGRSIVVNEARPMEARPPRSGGGFGGGGGGYGGGRSGGGGGGYGGGRGDGGGGGGYGGGGREGGGGGYGGRGDGGFRSPYGSGARNGGGGGGRGGYGGGGGNNGGGY, from the coding sequence ATGGGCAACAAACTGTACGTAGGCAACCTGCCGTACTCCGTGCGCGACAGCGATCTCGAGCAGGCCTTCGGCGAATTCGGCGCCGTGACCAGCGCGAAAGTCATGATGGAACGCGACACGGGCCGCTCCAAAGGTTTCGGCTTCGTCGAAATGGGCAGCGACGCCGAGGCCCAGGCAGCCATCAACGGCATGAACGGCCAATCCCTGGGCGGCCGCAGCATCGTGGTCAACGAGGCCCGTCCGATGGAGGCTCGCCCTCCCCGTAGCGGTGGCGGCTTTGGCGGTGGTGGTGGCGGCTACGGCGGTGGCCGCAGTGGCGGCGGCGGTGGTGGATACGGCGGTGGCCGTGGTGATGGCGGTGGCGGTGGCGGCTATGGTGGCGGCGGTCGCGAAGGCGGCGGTGGTGGCTATGGTGGCCGTGGTGATGGCGGCTTTCGCAGCCCCTATGGCTCCGGTGCGCGCAATGGTGGCGGTGGTGGTGGCCGCGGCGGTTACGGCGGTGGCGGCGGCAACAACGGCGGCGGCTACTGA
- a CDS encoding GGDEF domain-containing protein, producing MAGLAALLMACCMAAMHIAVAAGLAAAGPVRIWTVMSAGGLLLVYGLIRSGVSKRWADPSLTLAQIVYAIACNAVAYSIGGQARGIALPILAVILMFGMFGLSTRQMLGVMLYALAAFGVAIMAVELRGEPGHSPALSAAYGIMTAVVLLGSTFLTTRLQATRELLRRQKHELARALDHIRDLATHDELTGLLNRRHMLELMRLEQRRVARSGHQLTIALLDLDHFKAVNDTHGHAAGDRVLRAFAQAARQCVREADVLSRWGGEEFVLMLCNTPPEAARALLERLREAVARLQVAAQAHDAPRSASAEAPPAPLRITVSIGFTLHIPGEKIEDTLERADQALYAAKEGGRNRTAGRLKAPGGPAAQ from the coding sequence ATGGCCGGTCTGGCGGCGCTGCTCATGGCCTGCTGCATGGCCGCGATGCACATCGCGGTGGCGGCGGGGCTGGCCGCGGCGGGCCCCGTGCGGATCTGGACCGTGATGTCGGCCGGTGGCCTGCTGCTGGTGTACGGGCTCATCCGCAGCGGCGTGTCGAAGCGCTGGGCCGACCCGTCCCTCACGCTGGCGCAGATCGTCTACGCCATCGCCTGCAACGCGGTGGCGTATTCGATCGGCGGGCAGGCACGCGGCATCGCGCTGCCGATCCTGGCGGTGATCCTGATGTTCGGGATGTTCGGCCTGTCCACGCGCCAGATGCTCGGCGTGATGCTCTACGCCCTGGCCGCCTTCGGCGTCGCCATCATGGCGGTGGAGTTGCGCGGGGAGCCCGGCCATTCGCCCGCACTGTCGGCGGCCTACGGGATCATGACCGCCGTGGTGCTGCTGGGCAGCACCTTCCTCACCACGCGGCTGCAGGCCACGCGCGAGCTGCTGCGACGGCAGAAGCACGAGCTGGCGCGCGCGCTGGACCACATCCGCGATCTGGCCACGCACGATGAGCTGACGGGCCTGCTCAACCGGCGGCACATGCTGGAGCTGATGCGGCTGGAGCAGCGGCGGGTCGCGCGCTCGGGCCACCAGCTCACGATCGCCCTGCTGGACCTGGACCATTTCAAGGCCGTCAACGACACCCACGGCCACGCGGCCGGCGACCGCGTGCTGCGCGCCTTCGCCCAGGCCGCCCGCCAGTGCGTGCGCGAGGCCGACGTGCTCTCGCGCTGGGGCGGCGAAGAGTTCGTGCTGATGCTCTGCAACACCCCGCCCGAGGCGGCGCGCGCGCTGCTGGAGCGCCTGCGCGAGGCGGTGGCGCGGCTGCAGGTCGCAGCGCAGGCGCACGACGCCCCGCGCAGCGCCTCCGCCGAGGCCCCGCCGGCGCCGCTGCGCATCACCGTCTCGATTGGCTTCACGCTGCACATTCCCGGCGAGAAGATCGAAGACACCCTGGAGCGCGCCGACCAGGCGCTCTACGCCGCCAAGGAAGGCGGCCGCAACCGGACCGCAGGCCGGCTGAAGGCCCCGGGCGGGCCCGCCGCGCAATGA
- a CDS encoding GGDEF domain-containing protein: protein MSQFTLHLPTMLVMTVVGSLVMAAGLLLVGVQRRREGLGLWAAALLMQSLAYVLLALRGRLPDAISIVAANGLLAGVFASLLAALYQYLRRPLPWLQIVLPVLLTLALFIAFREDYTARLVLAGVIYPLQLGLVLWTLGRHPSEGYGARLVAAGIWMQVAMLVARALAAATGHLPTGGLLEASFWQHATFLTTFVTVQASSFGFIFMARDRADAINRRMAARDPLTGVPNRRATIAALDRDVGRAIRSREPLSLMMVDIDHFKRVNDGLGHLVGDQVLRGVVDVMGTRIRAQDMIGRYGGEEFLVLLPDTPLAGAQRLAADLCRSVEKARFDTSAGPVQVTLSIGVFGGRLEPGDGWDMLIAAADRAMYDAKHGGRNRVVVADAPLRLPPHGMGPRDGPETLAPGGP from the coding sequence ATGTCCCAGTTCACGCTGCATTTGCCGACCATGCTGGTGATGACCGTCGTGGGCTCCCTGGTGATGGCGGCCGGGCTGCTGCTGGTGGGCGTGCAGCGGCGGCGCGAGGGCCTGGGCCTGTGGGCGGCGGCGCTGCTGATGCAGTCGTTGGCGTATGTGCTGCTCGCGCTGCGCGGGCGGTTGCCCGACGCGATTTCCATCGTGGCGGCGAACGGCCTGCTGGCCGGCGTGTTCGCCAGCCTGCTCGCGGCCCTCTACCAATACCTCCGCCGTCCGCTGCCGTGGCTGCAGATCGTGCTGCCGGTGCTGCTCACGCTGGCCCTGTTCATCGCGTTCCGGGAGGACTACACGGCGCGGCTGGTGCTGGCGGGCGTCATCTATCCGCTGCAGCTCGGCCTGGTGCTGTGGACGCTGGGCCGGCATCCGTCGGAGGGGTACGGCGCCCGGCTGGTGGCCGCGGGCATCTGGATGCAGGTGGCGATGCTGGTGGCCCGCGCGCTGGCCGCCGCCACCGGGCACCTGCCCACGGGAGGGCTGCTGGAGGCGAGCTTCTGGCAGCACGCGACCTTCCTCACCACGTTCGTCACGGTGCAGGCATCGTCCTTCGGGTTCATCTTCATGGCGCGCGACCGGGCCGATGCCATCAACCGCCGCATGGCCGCGCGCGATCCGCTCACCGGCGTGCCCAACCGCCGCGCGACCATCGCCGCGCTGGACCGCGACGTGGGCCGCGCCATCCGGTCGCGCGAGCCGCTGTCGCTCATGATGGTGGACATCGACCATTTCAAGCGCGTCAACGACGGGCTGGGCCACCTCGTGGGCGACCAGGTGCTGCGCGGCGTGGTGGACGTGATGGGCACGCGCATCCGCGCACAGGACATGATCGGGCGCTACGGCGGCGAGGAGTTCCTCGTGCTGTTGCCCGACACCCCGCTGGCGGGGGCGCAGCGGCTGGCGGCCGACCTTTGCCGCAGTGTGGAAAAAGCCCGCTTCGACACGTCCGCGGGGCCCGTGCAGGTTACGCTGAGCATCGGCGTGTTCGGCGGCCGCCTGGAGCCCGGCGATGGCTGGGACATGCTGATCGCCGCGGCCGACCGGGCGATGTACGACGCCAAGCACGGTGGCCGCAACCGTGTCGTCGTGGCGGATGCCCCGCTGCGGCTGCCGCCCCACGGCATGGGCCCCCGGGACGGCCCCGAGACACTCGCTCCCGGCGGCCCCTGA
- a CDS encoding M20 family metallopeptidase: MNAPIAPHLLQPAEALDHVSRQWDGDIVRQLTDYIAIPAKSPGFAPDWEQLGLLDTVLRNAAAWVEAQRVEGLRLEVIRQPGRTPVLFFEVEATRPRSDQTVLMYGHLDKQPEFDGWRKDLGPWTPKYEDGKLYGRGGADDGYAVYASIAAVQEIKRQGVPHPRIVGLIETCEESGSRDLLPYIDLLRPRLGNVELVICLDSGAGNYDQLWLTTSLRGMVSGTLKVQILTEGVHSGDASGLVPSSFRIMRQVLDRLEDSASGRLLPASFHCEVPPDRLAQARATAAILGDEVMRRFPWAHYDCGGSTAFALPTTDDPVQALINRTWTPTLSVTGAEGLPALQDAGNVLRPYTAFKLSLRLPPVVDAAESVQTLKALLEDNAPYQARVTFEPGSAASGWNAPAITPWFETALNAASQAHFGAPCGYIGQGGTIPLMNMLSQGFPTAQMMVCGVLGPKSNAHGPNEFLHVPYAKKLTAAVAQVVTSLPEPAAGR, encoded by the coding sequence ATGAACGCACCCATCGCCCCGCACCTCCTGCAACCGGCCGAAGCGCTGGACCACGTCAGCCGCCAGTGGGACGGCGACATCGTGCGCCAGCTCACCGACTACATCGCGATCCCCGCCAAATCGCCCGGCTTCGCACCCGACTGGGAGCAGCTCGGCCTGCTCGACACGGTGCTGCGCAATGCGGCGGCGTGGGTGGAGGCGCAGCGCGTGGAAGGCCTGCGGCTGGAGGTCATCCGCCAGCCGGGCCGCACGCCGGTGCTGTTCTTCGAGGTGGAGGCCACGCGGCCGCGTTCGGACCAGACCGTGCTCATGTACGGCCACCTCGACAAGCAGCCCGAGTTCGACGGCTGGCGCAAGGATCTGGGTCCGTGGACGCCCAAGTACGAGGACGGCAAGCTCTACGGCCGCGGCGGCGCGGACGATGGCTATGCGGTCTACGCCAGCATCGCCGCCGTGCAGGAGATCAAGCGGCAGGGCGTGCCGCACCCGCGCATCGTGGGCCTGATCGAGACCTGCGAGGAAAGCGGCTCGCGCGATCTGCTGCCCTACATCGATCTGCTGCGCCCGCGCCTGGGCAACGTGGAGCTGGTGATCTGCCTGGATTCCGGCGCCGGCAACTACGACCAGCTCTGGCTCACCACCAGCCTGCGCGGCATGGTGAGCGGCACGCTCAAGGTGCAGATCCTCACCGAGGGCGTGCATTCGGGCGATGCCTCGGGCCTCGTGCCCTCGTCGTTCCGCATCATGCGGCAGGTGCTCGACCGGCTGGAGGATTCCGCCAGCGGCCGCCTGCTGCCGGCGAGCTTCCACTGCGAAGTACCGCCCGACCGCCTCGCGCAGGCGCGCGCCACGGCCGCGATTCTGGGCGACGAGGTGATGCGGCGCTTTCCCTGGGCGCACTACGACTGCGGCGGCTCCACCGCCTTCGCGCTGCCCACCACCGACGACCCGGTGCAGGCGCTCATCAACCGCACCTGGACGCCCACGCTCAGCGTGACGGGCGCCGAAGGGCTGCCGGCCCTGCAGGACGCGGGCAACGTGCTGCGTCCCTACACCGCCTTCAAGCTCAGCCTGCGCCTGCCCCCGGTGGTGGACGCCGCCGAGAGCGTGCAGACGCTCAAGGCGCTGCTGGAGGACAACGCGCCCTACCAGGCCCGCGTGACCTTCGAGCCCGGCAGCGCGGCCAGCGGCTGGAACGCGCCGGCGATCACGCCGTGGTTCGAGACCGCGCTCAACGCCGCGAGCCAGGCGCATTTCGGCGCGCCCTGCGGCTACATCGGGCAGGGCGGCACCATTCCGCTCATGAACATGCTGAGCCAGGGCTTCCCCACGGCGCAGATGATGGTCTGCGGCGTGCTCGGCCCCAAGAGCAACGCCCACGGCCCGAACGAGTTCCTGCACGTGCCCTACGCCAAGAAGCTGACCGCCGCCGTGGCCCAGGTGGTCACGAGCCTGCCCGAGCCCGCTGCCGGAAGGTAG
- a CDS encoding SDR family oxidoreductase, translating into MSPRPLVFITGASSGIGQALALRYRQAGYRLALVARRTAEIQAWADASGLGADDFRIYRADVAQPDSIIAAGTECMAEQGLPDVVIANAGISVGMDTSEREDLDVMARTFATNNLGMAATFHPFVPGMVQRGSGTLVGIGSVAGIRGLPGHGAYCSSKAAVISYCESLRGELRPSGVRVVTLCPGYIDTPLTRQNRYAMPFLMQPADFADKAYAAIGAGIRYRVIPWQMGVVGKLLRLLPGGLFDRLLAGRPRKHRTGHAHGGAGDGAGKERQN; encoded by the coding sequence ATGAGCCCTCGCCCCCTGGTTTTCATCACCGGTGCATCCAGCGGCATCGGGCAGGCGTTGGCGCTGCGCTACCGCCAGGCAGGCTACCGGTTGGCCCTGGTGGCACGGCGCACGGCGGAAATCCAGGCCTGGGCGGATGCCAGCGGCCTGGGCGCCGACGATTTCCGGATCTATCGCGCCGACGTGGCGCAGCCCGACAGCATCATTGCGGCGGGCACGGAGTGCATGGCCGAGCAAGGACTGCCTGACGTGGTGATCGCGAATGCCGGCATCAGCGTCGGCATGGACACGTCGGAGCGGGAAGACCTCGATGTCATGGCCCGGACCTTCGCCACCAACAACCTGGGCATGGCAGCCACGTTCCATCCCTTCGTGCCGGGCATGGTCCAGCGTGGAAGCGGCACGCTGGTGGGGATCGGCAGCGTGGCCGGCATCCGCGGCTTGCCGGGTCACGGTGCCTATTGCTCCAGCAAGGCGGCGGTCATCAGCTACTGCGAGAGCCTGCGGGGAGAATTGCGGCCCAGTGGTGTGCGGGTGGTCACGCTCTGCCCGGGTTATATCGACACGCCGCTCACGCGCCAGAACCGCTATGCCATGCCGTTTCTCATGCAGCCCGCCGATTTCGCCGACAAGGCGTATGCGGCCATCGGCGCAGGAATTCGTTATCGCGTGATTCCCTGGCAGATGGGCGTGGTCGGCAAGTTGTTGCGTCTGCTGCCCGGCGGCTTGTTCGACCGGTTGCTGGCGGGCCGGCCCCGCAAGCATCGTACAGGCCATGCGCATGGCGGCGCCGGGGACGGGGCGGGCAAGGAACGGCAGAACTGA
- a CDS encoding KdsC family phosphatase, with translation MPASTSTVTGALPALRPALQFDPALLLRAQDVRVAFFDVDGVLTDGGLYIGEAGETLKRFHTLDGHGIKLLQRAGIVPAVVTGRDAPALRLRLQALGVVHARFGTEDKRPAAEAILAELGLGWHQAAAIGDDWPDLPVMRRCAFACAPLQAHAEARSVAHYTTSAPGGGGAAREFCDLLLVASGHYAALLEAHAA, from the coding sequence ATGCCTGCATCGACTTCCACGGTTACCGGCGCGCTGCCTGCCCTGCGGCCGGCATTGCAGTTCGATCCTGCCCTGCTGCTGCGTGCGCAGGATGTCCGGGTCGCTTTCTTCGACGTCGATGGCGTGCTGACCGACGGCGGGCTCTACATCGGCGAGGCCGGTGAAACCCTCAAGCGGTTCCATACGCTCGACGGGCACGGCATCAAGCTGCTGCAGAGAGCGGGCATCGTGCCAGCCGTCGTGACCGGGCGCGACGCGCCTGCACTTCGGCTGCGCCTGCAGGCCCTGGGCGTGGTCCACGCACGGTTCGGCACCGAGGACAAACGCCCTGCGGCCGAAGCCATCCTGGCGGAGCTGGGGCTCGGCTGGCACCAGGCGGCCGCGATCGGCGACGACTGGCCCGACCTGCCGGTCATGCGGCGCTGTGCCTTCGCTTGCGCGCCTTTGCAGGCCCATGCGGAAGCGCGGTCCGTGGCCCACTACACCACCTCGGCCCCGGGCGGTGGCGGTGCGGCACGCGAGTTCTGCGACCTGTTGCTGGTGGCCAGTGGTCACTACGCAGCGTTGCTGGAGGCCCACGCCGCATGA